A window of Solanum stenotomum isolate F172 chromosome 3, ASM1918654v1, whole genome shotgun sequence contains these coding sequences:
- the LOC125858359 gene encoding RHOMBOID-like protein 2: MRGGDIESRGEKNRGSNHASSHAVEDTDTPWLSWLIPLFVVANVVMFVIVMYFNNCSKHDQGCVARFLGRFSFQPLRENPLFGPSSSTLERLGGLEWKKVVHQHQGWRLITCIWLHAGVIHLIANMLSLIIIGIRLEQQCGFVRIGIIYLLSGIGGSILSSLFIQRNISVGASGALFGLLGAMLSELITNWSIYTNKVCALLTLLVIVAINLAVGILPHVDNFAHIGGFLTGFLLGFVLLPRPQLGWMQRRNLPAGVRVNSKYKAYQYGLGLVSLVLLVAGFTIGLVLLFRGVNGYDHCHWCHYLSCVPTSKWKCGGN, encoded by the exons ATGAGAGGAGGAGATATAGAAAGCAGAGGAGAAAAAAACAGGGGAAGCAATCATGCTTCTTCGCATGCTGTGGAAGACACAGATACGCCGTGGCTTTCTTGGTTGATTCCTTTGTTTGTGGTGGCTAATGTtgttatgtttgttattgtcatGTATTTCAACAATTGTTCCAAACATGATCAGGGTTGTGTAGCTAGGTTTCTTGGAAGGTTTTCTTTTCAGCCGTTGAGGGAAAATCCTCTGTTTGGACCTTCTTCTTCAAC GTTGGAGAGGCTGGGGGGACTTGAATGGAAGAAAGTGGTCCATCAACATCAAGGATGGAGGCTTATCACGTGTATCTGGTTACACGCTGGTGTTATACATCTGATTGCGAATATGTTGAGTCTTATAATTATTGGCATACGTCTTGAACAGCAATGTGGCTTTG TGCGCATTGGAATTATATACTTATTGTCTGGCATTGGTGGGAGCATACTATCTTCCTTGTTTATCCAGAGGAACATCTCTGTTGGTGCTTCAGGGGCACTCTTTGGCCTACTTGGAGCTATGCTTTCAGAGCTTATTACGAATTGGTCAATTTACACTAACAAG GTTTGTGCACTCTTGACACTTTTGGTGATAGTTGCCATCAATCTAGCAGTTGGAATCTTGCCTCATGTGGATAATTTTGCTCACATTGGTGGATTCTTGACTGGATTTCTCCTTGGCTTTGTTCTGCTTCCACGACCTCAACTAGGGTGGATGCAACGTCGGAATCTTCCAGCTGGTGTTCGTGTGAACTCTAAATACAAGGCTTACCAATACGGGCTGGGGCTTGTTTCTCTTGTTCTGCTTGTAGCAGG GTTTACCATCGGACTGGTGTTGCTGTTCCGAGGGGTTAATGGATATGATCATTGCCATTGGTGTCACTACCTCAGCTGTGTTCCAACCTCTAAATGGAAGTGTGGTGGAAATTAA
- the LOC125858361 gene encoding putative non-specific lipid-transfer protein 14 isoform X4: MKSVFWMVVVALIIHEAGADDECSTVTALVSACASFVNYGTPDPIPGAPCCVAMTTLSTVASSTGVQTRQSVCRCMMELITTYNPNATAIATLPGFCGVSLGFTIDPNTDCE, translated from the coding sequence ATGAAATCTGTATTTTGGATGGTGGTGGTTGCCCTAATAATTCACGAAGCTGGAGCTGATGATGAATGCAGCACAGTGACAGCACTGGTATCAGCATGTGCCAGCTTCGTGAACTATGGCACACCAGATCCGATTCCAGGTGCACCATGTTGCGTTGCTATGACAACCCTAAGCACTGTAGCTAGCTCCACTGGCGTTCAGACTCGCCAGTCTGTCTGTAGATGCATGATGGAGCTTATTACTACTTACAACCCAAATGCTACTGCCATTGCCACTCTGCCTGGTTTCTGTGGTGTTTCTCTTGGTTTCACCATTGACCCTAACACTGATTGTGAATAG
- the LOC125858361 gene encoding putative non-specific lipid-transfer protein 14 isoform X1, producing MKSVFWMVVVALIIHEAGADDECSTVTALVSACASFVNYGTPDPIPGAPCCVAMTTLSTVASSTGVQTRQSVCRCMMELITTYNPNATAIATLPGFCGVSLGFTIDPNTDCEYVS from the coding sequence ATGAAATCTGTATTTTGGATGGTGGTGGTTGCCCTAATAATTCACGAAGCTGGAGCTGATGATGAATGCAGCACAGTGACAGCACTGGTATCAGCATGTGCCAGCTTCGTGAACTATGGCACACCAGATCCGATTCCAGGTGCACCATGTTGCGTTGCTATGACAACCCTAAGCACTGTAGCTAGCTCCACTGGCGTTCAGACTCGCCAGTCTGTCTGTAGATGCATGATGGAGCTTATTACTACTTACAACCCAAATGCTACTGCCATTGCCACTCTGCCTGGTTTCTGTGGTGTTTCTCTTGGTTTCACCATTGACCCTAACACTGATTGTGAATA
- the LOC125858361 gene encoding putative non-specific lipid-transfer protein 14 isoform X2 codes for MKSVFWMVVVALIIHEAGADDECSTVTALVSACASFVNYGTPDPIPGAPCCVAMTTLSTVASSTGVQTRQSVCRCMMELITTYNPNATAIATLPGFCGVSLGFTIDPNTDCEYVS; via the exons ATGAAATCTGTATTTTGGATGGTGGTGGTTGCCCTAATAATTCACGAAGCTGGAGCTGATGATGAATGCAGCACAGTGACAGCACTGGTATCAGCATGTGCCAGCTTCGTGAACTATGGCACACCAGATCCGATTCCAGGTGCACCATGTTGCGTTGCTATGACAACCCTAAGCACTGTAGCTAGCTCCACTGGCGTTCAGACTCGCCAGTCTGTCTGTAGATGCATGATGGAGCTTATTACTACTTACAACCCAAATGCTACTGCCATTGCCACTCTGCCTGGTTTCTGTGGTGTTTCTCTTGGTTTCACCATTGACCCTAACACTGATTGTGAATA TGTCTCGTGA